A single region of the Malaclemys terrapin pileata isolate rMalTer1 chromosome 4, rMalTer1.hap1, whole genome shotgun sequence genome encodes:
- the LOC128835635 gene encoding complement receptor type 2-like — translation MCPKSHRKRKTTISGTKKKPSNGTSARDSEDDEEKEQRVDLELIEELPPNSPPDAVLANSLVAVANLRLCPSLSPRSCSQPSSGSSGDRSSHPVKPSNMGPIEAQMEEPMHLLEDGPAHAARGKPPLGTAASPWSLPRGGGGCQDISAGPGSPALAAARRDGRMRCALLLLRLLGGFPELLAAAARDAVGCGVPTRLSFAELRNEYKNQNYFPVWNIAKYTCRPGYGRDPQLQPTITCLENGRWSEAFEFCKKKSCGHPGEPENGRVIITDVLFGSTVNFTCEEGHRLIGQPYRRCEISGLRVAWTGEVPICERIPCLPPPDIPNGRHTGVIMDDFSYGSSVTYKCDSGFPPTGEASIHCTTKDGLNGEWSARPPRCGEVSCPAPQIQNGRRVSGDRHVYWYKDSVTFECDPGYTMKGHSLSQCQIDDTWDPPLPVCEPVLQCPSPPAIANGKPSGWDLAVFTTGMSANYSCETGYSLTGQASIYCTVSGTWSPLPPRCEEVLCVAPEIQHGRKVAARGPVYRPRDTVRFQCDPGYTLNGSRQIQCQDDRTWAPPVPVCIQALPCPPPPVIVKGKHNAKPLAAFPSGTYVNYSCEPGYALHGEASIYCTTSGTWSHPSPLCEEIRCAFPEVQGGKKAVAGTTYRFGTNVTLECDNGYVLEGSSLIQCQHDFTWDPPVPVCRSSSYNFISVVLGIVGGVLLLLLVTIIIWRIMSKQNAGYYYTHENNKNQMPLAHITEQKISFAP, via the exons cgtcCGCCAGGGACTCCGAGGACGACGAGGAGAAAGAACAACGGGTAGACTTG gagctcattgaggagcttcctCCTAACTCCCCACCCGACGCCGTCCTGGCCAACTCCCTCGTTGCTGtggccaacctcag GCTCTGTCCCAGCCTGTCACCCAgatcctgcagccagcccagctcagggagcagtggggacaggtcatcTCATCCTGTCAAACCAAGCAACATGGGTCCCATTGAGGCTCAGATGGAAGAGCCCATGCACCTCCTGGAG gacggccctgctcaCGCCGCCCGCGGAAAGCCCCCGCTTGGCACCGCTGCCTCGCCCTGGTCCCTCCCCCGGGGCGGAGGCGGCTGCCAGGATATCTCCGCCGGCCCCGGGAGTCCCGCACTCGCTGCCGCGCGACGGGACGGGAGGATGCGCTGCGCCTTGCTCCTCCTCCGCCTGCTGGGCGGCTTCCCTGAGCTGTTGGCTGCTGCCGCCCGGGATGCAG TTGGCTGTGGAGTCCCAACGAGGTTAAGCTTTGCTGAGCTGAGGAATGAGTATAAAAATCAGAATTACTTTCCCGTTTGGAATATTGCAAAATACACTTGTCGGCCTGGATATGGAAGAGACCCACAGCTACAACCCACTATTACATGCCTTGAAAATGGAAGGTGGTCAGAAGCATTCGAGTTCTGtaaaa AGAAATCGTGTGGTCATCCCGGAGAGCCGGAGAATGGCAGAGTTATTATAACAGATGTCCTGTTTGGGTCAACCGTCAACTTCACCTGTGAAGAAGG GCACCGGTTGATTGGACAGCCTTACAGACGATGTGAGATTTCTGGCCTGCGTGTTGCATGGACTGGTGAAGTTCCCATTTGTGAGC GTATTCCGTGTCTTCCACCTCCTGACATTCCCAATGGAAGGCACACTGGGGTGATAATGGATGACTTCTCTTATGGGTCATCTGTAACCTACAAATGTGACAGTGGTTTCCCGCCCACTGGAGAGGCCTCTATTCACTGCACAACCAAGGACGGGCTAAACGGAGAGTGGAGTGCGCGTCCCCCTCGGTGTGGAG AGGTTAGTTGCCCAGCCCCACAGATCCAGAATGGAAGAAGAGTATCTGGTGACAGACATGTCTATTGGTATAAAGACAGTGTTACCTTTGAGTGCGATCCCGGCTACACCATGAAGGGTCACAGTCTGAGTCAGTGCCAAATTGATGACACGTGGGATCCACCTTTGCCCGTCTGTGAGCCAG TGCTGCAgtgtccctctcctccagccattGCCAACGGGAAGCCCAGTGGCTGGGACTTGGCAGTGTTCACCACTGGAATGTCTGCAAATTACAGCTGTGAGACCGGCTACTCCCTAACTGGGCAGGCATCTATTTATTGTACGGTATCCGGAACTTGGAGCCCTCTCCCCCCTCGGTGTGAAG AGGTTCTCTGCGTCGCCCCAGAAATCCAACATGGAAGAAAAGTAGCTGCACGTGGACCTGTCTATAGACCCAGGGACACAGTTAGGTTTCAGTGTGATCCTGGCTACACCCTGAATGGCAGCCGTCAGATTCAGTGCCAAGATGATAGAACGTGGGCTCCTCCAGTTCCAGTCTGCATACAGG CGTTGCCGTGTCCCCCACCTCCGGTCATTGTCAAAGGGAAGCACAATGCCAAGCCATTGGCAGCTTTCCCCAGTGGAACATACGTGAACTACAGCTGTGAACCTGGCTACGCGCTCCATGGAGAGGCTTCGATCTATTGTACCACATCTGGAACTTGGAGCCACCCTTCTCCTCTATGTGAAG AGATCAGATGTGCATTCCCAGAAGTTCAAGGTGGCAAGAAGGCAGTAGCAGGAACTACATATCGATTTGGAACGAATGTTACTCTGGAATGTGACAACGGTTATGTGCTGGAAGGCAGCAGTCTGATACAGTGCCAACATGACTTTACCTGGGATCCTCCTGTACCAGTCTGTAGATCCA GTTCCTATAACTTCATCTCAGTAGTCCTCG GGATCGTAGGTGGCGTACTGCTGCTTCTCCTGGTTACCATCATTATCTGGAGGATTATGTCTAAGCAGAATGCAGG CTATTACTATACACATGAAAACAACAAGAACCAGATGCCTTTAGCCCACATAACTGAACAAAAAATTTCATTTGCACCATAG